The Streptomyces sp. SS1-1 genome has a segment encoding these proteins:
- a CDS encoding DMT family transporter — translation MMTSSPASPSRRTGLLAAGAATVTVVLWASAFVSIRRAGEEYSPGALALGRLLVGAAVLGALCLIRREGPPPRAAWPGVAVSGLLWFGLYSVVLNWGEQEVDAGTAALVVNVGPLLIALLGARLLGDPMPPRLLAGMAVSFAGAVTVGVSMSGGGGSSVLGVGLCLLAAVGYAGGVVAQKPALGHASALQVTTYGCLVGAVLCLPFAGQLVTDVAHASLPATLHMVYLGVFSLALAFTTWAYALARTTASRMGATTYAVPALVVLMSWLVLDEVPGLFTLAGGVLCLAGVAVSRSGGRSARVVAKTPRTGRTHESL, via the coding sequence ATGATGACCTCCTCCCCCGCCTCTCCGTCCCGCCGTACCGGGCTGCTCGCCGCGGGCGCCGCCACCGTCACCGTCGTGCTGTGGGCCTCGGCGTTCGTGTCGATCCGCCGCGCGGGCGAGGAGTACTCGCCGGGCGCGCTCGCGCTCGGACGGCTGCTCGTCGGCGCCGCGGTTCTGGGCGCGCTGTGCCTGATCCGGCGGGAGGGGCCGCCGCCCCGGGCGGCCTGGCCCGGCGTCGCGGTGTCGGGCCTGCTCTGGTTCGGCCTCTACAGCGTGGTGCTGAACTGGGGCGAGCAGGAGGTCGACGCCGGCACGGCGGCCCTCGTGGTGAACGTCGGGCCCCTGCTCATCGCCCTGCTGGGCGCCCGGCTGCTCGGGGACCCGATGCCGCCGCGGCTGCTGGCCGGGATGGCGGTCTCCTTCGCCGGGGCGGTGACCGTGGGCGTGTCGATGTCCGGCGGGGGCGGCTCCTCGGTGCTGGGCGTGGGCCTGTGCCTGCTGGCCGCCGTCGGGTACGCGGGCGGGGTCGTGGCGCAGAAGCCCGCGCTGGGGCACGCGAGCGCCCTCCAGGTGACGACGTACGGGTGTCTGGTGGGCGCCGTGCTGTGCCTGCCGTTCGCCGGGCAGCTGGTCACGGACGTGGCGCACGCCTCGCTGCCGGCCACGCTCCACATGGTCTACCTGGGGGTGTTCTCGCTCGCGCTGGCCTTCACCACCTGGGCGTACGCCCTGGCCCGTACGACCGCCAGCCGGATGGGCGCGACGACGTACGCGGTGCCCGCGCTGGTGGTGCTGATGTCGTGGCTGGTGCTGGACGAGGTGCCGGGGCTGTTCACGCTGGCGGGCGGGGTGCTGTGCCTGGCCGGGGTCGCCGTGTCGCGGTCGGGCGGGCGGTCCGCCCGGGTGGTGGCGAAGACGCCGCGCACCGGGCGGACCCACGAGTCGCTGTGA
- a CDS encoding Zn-dependent alcohol dehydrogenase, whose protein sequence is MAVRAVVLPAVGAPLEVTEIVLPDPGPGQVRVRLAAAGVCHSDLSLSDGTMRVPVPAVLGHEGAGTVVAVGEGVAGVAPGDRVVLNWAPSCGSCHACGLGEVWLCANALNGAANVHARTADGTELHPGLNVAAFAEETVVPVNCVLPLPDGVPLTDAALLGCAVLTGYGAVHHSARVRAGESVAVFGVGGVGLAALQSARIAGAGRIVAVDVSPAKEELARAAGATDYVVASDTTAREIRGLTGKQGVDVAVECVGRAATIRAAWDSTRRGGRTTVVGIGGKDQQVTFNALEIFHWGRTLAGCVYGNSDPARDVPVLAAHVREGRLDLGALVTERIALDGIPAAFENMLAGKGGRALVVF, encoded by the coding sequence ATGGCCGTCCGCGCCGTCGTCCTGCCCGCCGTCGGGGCCCCGCTCGAGGTCACCGAGATCGTCCTGCCCGACCCCGGACCCGGTCAGGTCCGCGTCCGGCTCGCCGCCGCCGGCGTCTGCCACTCCGACCTGTCCCTGTCCGACGGGACGATGCGCGTCCCCGTCCCCGCCGTGCTCGGCCACGAGGGCGCGGGCACCGTCGTCGCCGTCGGCGAGGGGGTGGCCGGCGTCGCGCCCGGCGATCGGGTCGTCCTGAACTGGGCCCCCTCCTGCGGGAGTTGCCACGCCTGCGGCCTCGGCGAGGTGTGGTTGTGCGCCAACGCGCTCAACGGCGCCGCGAACGTCCACGCCCGCACCGCCGACGGCACCGAGCTCCACCCCGGCCTGAACGTGGCCGCGTTCGCCGAGGAGACCGTCGTCCCGGTGAACTGCGTCCTGCCGCTGCCGGACGGTGTGCCGCTCACCGACGCCGCCCTGCTGGGCTGCGCCGTCCTCACCGGCTACGGCGCCGTGCACCACTCGGCGCGGGTCCGGGCCGGCGAGAGCGTCGCCGTGTTCGGCGTCGGCGGCGTCGGCCTGGCCGCGCTCCAGTCGGCACGCATCGCGGGCGCCGGGCGGATCGTGGCCGTCGACGTCTCCCCGGCGAAGGAGGAGCTGGCGCGCGCGGCGGGCGCCACCGACTACGTCGTCGCGTCCGACACCACCGCCCGGGAGATCCGGGGCCTGACCGGGAAGCAGGGCGTGGACGTCGCCGTGGAGTGCGTGGGCCGCGCCGCCACGATCCGCGCCGCCTGGGACTCCACCCGGCGCGGCGGCCGGACCACGGTCGTCGGCATCGGCGGCAAGGACCAGCAGGTCACCTTCAACGCCCTGGAGATCTTCCACTGGGGCCGCACCCTCGCCGGCTGCGTCTACGGCAACTCCGACCCGGCGCGGGACGTCCCCGTCCTCGCCGCACACGTCCGCGAGGGCCGCCTCGACCTCGGCGCCCTGGTCACCGAACGGATCGCCCTGGACGGCATCCCGGCCGCCTTCGAGAACATGCTCGCCGGCAAGGGAGGCCGCGCCCTGGTCGTCTTCTGA
- a CDS encoding aldehyde dehydrogenase family protein translates to MKAHDGMYIDGAWRPAAGQDVIEVVNPADEQVLATVPAGTAADVDAAVRAARAALPGWAATPPAERAARLTALRDVLDARRDEIATTVTAELGAPLKFSQAVHAAVPIAVAGSYAELAGTYAFEEKVGNSTVYHEPIGVVGAITPWNYPLHQIVAKAAPALAAGCTIVLKPAENTPLVAQLFAEAVHEAGVPAGVFNLVTGLGPVAGQALAEHPGVDLVSFTGSTAVGRRIASVAGAAVKKVALELGGKSANVVLPGADLAKAVNVGVANVMSNSGQTCSAWTRMLVHRDQYDEAVELAAQAAAKYGERIGPVVSARQQERVLGYIEKGVAEGARLVAGGPEAPREKGYFVSPTVFADVAPDMTIAQEEIFGPVLSILRYEDEEDALRIANGTVYGLAGAVWAADEERAVAFARRMDTGQVDINGGRFNPLAPFGGYKQSGVGRELGAHGLAEYLQTKSLQF, encoded by the coding sequence ATGAAGGCACACGACGGCATGTACATCGACGGAGCCTGGCGCCCCGCCGCCGGCCAGGACGTCATCGAGGTGGTGAACCCGGCCGACGAGCAGGTCCTCGCCACGGTCCCGGCCGGCACCGCCGCCGACGTCGACGCCGCCGTACGGGCTGCCCGGGCCGCGCTGCCGGGCTGGGCCGCCACCCCGCCCGCCGAGCGCGCCGCCCGGCTGACCGCGCTGCGGGACGTCCTGGACGCCCGCCGGGACGAGATCGCCACGACGGTGACCGCCGAGCTGGGCGCCCCGCTGAAGTTCTCCCAGGCCGTCCACGCGGCCGTGCCGATCGCGGTGGCCGGCTCGTACGCGGAGCTCGCGGGCACGTACGCGTTCGAGGAGAAGGTCGGCAACTCGACCGTGTACCACGAGCCGATCGGCGTGGTCGGTGCCATCACGCCCTGGAACTACCCGCTCCACCAGATCGTCGCCAAGGCCGCCCCGGCGCTGGCCGCGGGCTGCACGATCGTCCTGAAGCCCGCCGAGAACACCCCGCTGGTCGCCCAGCTCTTCGCCGAGGCGGTGCACGAGGCCGGGGTCCCGGCGGGCGTCTTCAACCTGGTCACCGGGCTCGGCCCGGTCGCCGGGCAGGCCCTCGCCGAGCACCCGGGCGTCGACCTGGTCTCCTTCACCGGCTCCACGGCCGTCGGACGGCGGATCGCCTCGGTGGCCGGCGCCGCCGTCAAGAAGGTCGCCCTGGAGCTCGGCGGCAAGTCCGCCAACGTCGTCCTGCCGGGCGCCGACCTGGCCAAGGCGGTCAACGTCGGGGTCGCCAACGTGATGTCCAACTCCGGCCAGACCTGCAGCGCCTGGACCCGCATGCTGGTCCACCGCGACCAGTACGACGAGGCCGTCGAGCTGGCCGCGCAGGCCGCCGCGAAGTACGGCGAGCGCATCGGCCCCGTGGTCAGCGCCCGGCAGCAGGAGCGCGTGCTCGGCTACATCGAGAAGGGCGTCGCCGAAGGGGCCCGGCTGGTCGCGGGCGGCCCCGAGGCGCCGCGGGAGAAGGGCTACTTCGTCAGCCCGACCGTCTTCGCCGACGTCGCCCCCGACATGACGATCGCCCAGGAGGAGATCTTCGGGCCGGTCCTGTCGATCCTGCGGTACGAGGACGAGGAGGACGCCCTGCGGATCGCCAACGGGACCGTGTACGGTCTCGCCGGAGCCGTGTGGGCCGCGGACGAGGAGCGGGCGGTGGCCTTCGCGCGCCGGATGGACACCGGCCAGGTCGACATCAACGGGGGCCGGTTCAACCCGCTGGCCCCCTTCGGCGGCTACAAGCAGTCCGGCGTCGGCCGGGAACTCGGCGCCCACGGCCTCGCCGAGTACCTCCAGACCAAGTCCCTGCAGTTCTGA
- a CDS encoding ABC transporter ATP-binding protein → MTRAISLHAVSKSYTRGARVVDRLSLDIRPGEFLVLLGPSGCGKSTVLRMIAGLEEIDEGELLLDGEHANDLLPADRRMAMVFQNFALYPSMTSRDNIGFPLRIEAPGDDPRPRVEATARMLGIEELLDRFPGQLSGGERQRVAMGRAIARRPTAFLMDEPLSNLDAKLRNHLRAEISGLTRTLGVTTVYVTHDQAEAMSLGDRVAVLRGGVLQQVGTPRTVYALPRNVFVAAFIGTPRINLLRGVVRAPLDGAMTISLGKQFLRLPEPLSLDHQLLRVQQGREVIVGLRSEAVRIGDRAAARPGETHITGLVEHVEFQGHEMLVHFNTGSRPAVVPDLEAPRPVPPGRRRRREGGTVLERLRGRVDALRAGPVVTVEEPDGPAEEPAPPEGRLPGDLIVRTTPDLALRHGMQVPLLVDIAHLFVFDQHGDRICPAPARLPDLEE, encoded by the coding sequence ATGACACGCGCCATCTCTCTGCACGCCGTGAGCAAGTCGTACACGCGGGGCGCCCGCGTCGTCGACCGGCTCTCGCTCGACATCCGGCCCGGTGAGTTCCTCGTCCTCCTCGGGCCCTCCGGCTGCGGCAAGTCCACCGTGCTCCGCATGATCGCCGGCCTGGAGGAGATCGACGAAGGCGAACTGCTCCTGGACGGCGAGCACGCCAACGACCTGCTGCCCGCCGACCGGCGGATGGCCATGGTCTTCCAGAACTTCGCGCTCTACCCGAGCATGACCAGCCGCGACAACATCGGTTTCCCGCTGCGCATCGAGGCGCCCGGCGACGACCCCCGCCCACGGGTCGAGGCCACCGCCCGGATGCTCGGCATCGAGGAACTGCTCGACCGGTTCCCCGGTCAGCTCTCCGGCGGGGAGCGCCAGCGTGTCGCCATGGGCCGGGCCATCGCCCGCCGCCCCACGGCGTTCCTGATGGACGAACCGCTGTCCAACCTGGACGCCAAGCTCCGCAACCACCTGCGCGCCGAGATATCCGGCCTGACCCGCACCCTCGGCGTCACCACGGTCTACGTCACCCACGACCAGGCCGAGGCCATGTCGCTCGGCGACCGGGTCGCCGTACTGCGCGGCGGCGTCCTCCAGCAGGTCGGCACCCCGCGCACGGTGTACGCCCTGCCCCGCAACGTCTTCGTCGCCGCCTTCATCGGCACCCCGCGCATCAACCTGCTGCGCGGCGTCGTCCGCGCCCCGCTCGACGGCGCCATGACCATCAGCCTCGGCAAGCAGTTCCTGCGGCTGCCCGAACCCCTCAGCCTGGACCACCAGTTGCTCCGGGTCCAGCAGGGCCGCGAGGTCATCGTGGGCCTGCGCTCGGAGGCCGTGCGGATCGGCGACCGGGCCGCCGCACGGCCCGGCGAGACCCACATCACGGGTCTGGTCGAGCATGTGGAGTTCCAGGGGCACGAGATGCTCGTCCACTTCAACACCGGTTCCCGGCCCGCCGTCGTCCCCGACCTGGAGGCGCCGCGCCCCGTCCCGCCGGGCCGGCGCCGCCGCCGCGAGGGCGGCACCGTGCTGGAGCGGCTGCGCGGCCGGGTGGACGCCCTGCGGGCCGGCCCGGTGGTGACCGTGGAGGAGCCCGACGGTCCGGCCGAGGAGCCGGCCCCGCCCGAGGGGCGTCTCCCGGGCGACCTCATCGTGCGCACCACCCCCGACCTCGCGCTGCGGCACGGGATGCAGGTGCCGCTGCTCGTGGACATCGCCCATCTGTTCGTCTTCGACCAGCACGGCGACCGGATCTGCCCGGCCCCGGCGCGGCTGCCTGACCTGGAGGAGTGA
- a CDS encoding class F sortase, with the protein MARRRRRPWYRRRAYRLARTAVLTVVLVMAGDRIVHREGHGAGTAAPAPQPRAVEAGDARPGVTGPATTPPPSPSASARTTAAAATPAPRPARTSAAPRTLPRSRATRIVIPYIGVDADLMDLGLDSERRLTTPPEDKPELAGWYTDGPSPGEPGTAIAVGHLDTNTGPAVFGGLGELERGKRVEVRRADGRTAVYTVDAVKAYEKDKFPNRLVYGTRDRPELRLITCGGNYDRRTGYSGNVVVFAHLTGTREPARKG; encoded by the coding sequence ATGGCGCGTAGAAGGCGCCGGCCCTGGTACCGCAGGCGCGCGTACCGGCTCGCCAGGACGGCGGTCCTGACCGTCGTCCTGGTGATGGCCGGCGACCGGATCGTCCACCGGGAGGGCCACGGAGCCGGCACCGCCGCGCCGGCTCCGCAGCCCCGGGCCGTCGAGGCCGGTGACGCGCGCCCCGGTGTCACCGGCCCCGCCACCACCCCGCCCCCGTCCCCCTCCGCGAGCGCCCGGACCACCGCCGCTGCCGCCACCCCGGCCCCGCGTCCGGCCCGCACGTCCGCGGCGCCGCGCACGCTGCCCCGCTCCCGGGCGACCCGTATCGTCATCCCCTACATCGGCGTCGACGCCGACCTCATGGACCTGGGCCTGGACAGCGAGCGCCGGCTGACCACACCGCCCGAGGACAAGCCCGAACTGGCCGGCTGGTACACGGACGGGCCGTCCCCCGGCGAGCCCGGCACCGCCATCGCCGTCGGCCATCTGGACACGAACACCGGCCCCGCCGTCTTCGGCGGCCTCGGCGAGCTCGAGCGCGGCAAGCGGGTCGAGGTCCGGCGCGCCGACGGGCGTACCGCCGTCTACACGGTCGACGCCGTCAAGGCGTACGAGAAGGACAAGTTCCCCAACCGGCTGGTGTACGGCACGCGCGACCGTCCCGAGCTGCGGCTCATCACCTGCGGCGGCAACTACGACCGCAGGACCGGCTACTCGGGCAACGTGGTCGTCTTCGCGCACCTCACCGGCACCCGCGAGCCCGCGCGCAAAGGCTGA
- a CDS encoding MFS transporter has product MAPGGNRGWLLRLVIAFSFAQGAVSMARPAVSYRALALGADERAVGVIAGVYALLPLFAAVPLGRRTDHGRCAPLLPAGVVLISGGCALSGLAGSLGAMAVWSGVMGLGHLCFVIGAQSLVARQSAPHEQDRNFGHFTIGASLGQLVGPIAAGALIGGPDRAHGSALALLVAGAGCAVALSSLWRTESRTAAESRKAPGDRVSVGRILRSRGVPGGIFVSLSVLSATDILTAYLPVVGEHRGIAPSVVGVLLSLRAVATIACRLVLTPLLRLLGRTALLTVTCLLGGLLCAGVALPVPVWALAAMLTVLGFCLGVGQPLSMTTVVQAAPEGARSTALALRLTGNRLGQVAAPASAGLVAGLAGVAAPFMMLGALLLVSAGTALRSPERPSGEAGDDGARRGPRAVLRRKSGI; this is encoded by the coding sequence ATGGCGCCCGGTGGGAACCGCGGCTGGCTGCTCCGCCTCGTCATCGCCTTCAGCTTCGCACAGGGGGCGGTGTCGATGGCCCGGCCCGCCGTCTCCTACCGGGCCCTCGCGCTCGGCGCCGACGAGCGGGCGGTCGGCGTGATCGCCGGGGTGTACGCCCTGCTCCCGCTGTTCGCCGCGGTCCCGCTGGGCCGCCGCACCGACCACGGACGCTGCGCCCCGCTGCTGCCCGCCGGCGTCGTGCTGATCTCCGGCGGCTGCGCGCTGAGCGGCCTGGCCGGCTCGCTGGGGGCGATGGCCGTCTGGAGCGGCGTGATGGGCCTCGGCCACCTCTGCTTCGTCATCGGAGCGCAGTCCCTCGTCGCCCGGCAGTCCGCCCCGCACGAACAGGACCGCAACTTCGGGCACTTCACCATCGGCGCCTCCCTCGGCCAGCTCGTCGGGCCGATCGCGGCGGGCGCGCTGATCGGCGGCCCGGACCGGGCGCACGGCAGCGCGCTCGCCCTGCTGGTGGCGGGCGCCGGATGCGCGGTCGCCCTCTCCTCGCTGTGGCGCACAGAGAGCCGTACGGCCGCCGAGTCCCGCAAGGCGCCGGGCGACCGGGTGTCCGTCGGGCGCATCCTGCGCTCCCGGGGCGTCCCCGGCGGCATCTTCGTCAGCCTCTCCGTGCTCTCCGCCACCGACATCCTCACCGCCTACCTCCCGGTGGTCGGCGAGCACCGGGGCATCGCGCCCTCCGTGGTCGGGGTCCTGCTCAGTCTGCGCGCCGTGGCGACCATCGCCTGCCGGCTGGTCCTGACGCCCCTGCTGCGGCTGCTCGGGCGCACGGCGCTGCTGACGGTCACCTGTCTGCTCGGCGGCCTGCTGTGCGCGGGCGTGGCGCTGCCGGTGCCGGTGTGGGCGCTCGCGGCGATGCTGACGGTGCTGGGTTTCTGCCTCGGCGTCGGCCAGCCGCTCTCCATGACGACCGTGGTCCAGGCGGCCCCCGAGGGCGCCCGCTCCACCGCCCTCGCGCTGCGGCTGACCGGCAACCGCCTCGGGCAGGTCGCCGCCCCGGCGTCGGCGGGCCTGGTCGCGGGACTGGCCGGGGTGGCGGCGCCGTTCATGATGCTGGGCGCGCTGCTGCTGGTCTCGGCGGGGACGGCCCTGCGCTCGCCCGAGCGGCCGTCCGGGGAGGCGGGGGACGACGGCGCGCGACGCGGACCGAGAGCCGTATTGCGTCGAAAGAGTGGTATCTGA
- a CDS encoding CitMHS family transporter produces the protein MGRSRANVRYPLMLTLLGFAMIATFLVLIMMKKMSPIAALVLIPAAFCVFVGKGAKLGDYVIDGVTSLAPTAAMLMFAIVYFGVMIDVGLFDPIVRGILRFCKADPMRIVVGTAALAAVVSLDGDGSTTFMITVSAMYPLYKRLKMSLVVMTGVAAMANGVMNTLPWGGPTARAATALKVDAGDVFVPMIPALAVGLLAVLVLSYVLGVRERRRLGTLALDAVLVEEKEPETVLVGAGGTGSVTADSLAGGGSSESADDERFAALDPGRPTLRPRLYWFNALLTVALLTAMIMELLPIPVLFLLGAALALSVNFPHIPDQKARLAAHADNVLNVSGMVFAAAVFTGVLQGTGMVDHMATWMVDVIPDGMGPHMALVTGVLSLPLTYFMSNDGFYFGVLPVLAEAGAAHGVTPLEMARASLAGQPLHMSSPLVPAVYVLVGMAKVEFGDHTRFVVKWAALTCLVVLAAGVLFGTV, from the coding sequence GTGGGTCGTTCAAGGGCGAACGTTAGGTATCCACTCATGCTGACCCTTCTCGGCTTCGCCATGATCGCGACCTTCCTGGTCCTGATCATGATGAAGAAGATGTCACCGATCGCGGCACTCGTGCTGATCCCGGCCGCGTTCTGCGTCTTCGTCGGAAAGGGCGCGAAGCTCGGGGACTACGTCATCGACGGCGTCACCAGCCTCGCGCCCACCGCGGCGATGCTCATGTTCGCGATCGTCTACTTCGGGGTGATGATCGACGTCGGCCTGTTCGACCCGATCGTGCGGGGCATCCTGCGGTTCTGCAAGGCCGACCCGATGCGCATCGTCGTCGGCACGGCTGCGCTCGCCGCGGTCGTCTCGCTCGACGGCGACGGCTCGACCACCTTCATGATCACGGTCTCGGCGATGTACCCGCTGTACAAGCGCCTGAAGATGAGCCTGGTCGTGATGACCGGCGTCGCCGCGATGGCCAACGGCGTGATGAACACGCTGCCCTGGGGCGGCCCGACCGCCCGCGCCGCCACCGCGCTCAAGGTCGACGCCGGCGATGTCTTCGTCCCGATGATCCCGGCCCTCGCCGTCGGCCTGCTGGCCGTCCTCGTCCTGTCGTACGTCCTCGGGGTGCGCGAGCGCCGGCGCCTCGGGACGCTCGCCCTCGACGCGGTCCTGGTCGAGGAGAAGGAGCCGGAGACGGTCCTCGTGGGCGCGGGCGGCACCGGTTCGGTGACGGCCGACTCCCTGGCGGGCGGCGGGAGTTCCGAGAGCGCCGACGACGAGCGCTTCGCCGCGCTCGACCCCGGCCGGCCCACCCTGCGGCCCCGCCTGTACTGGTTCAACGCGCTGCTCACGGTCGCCCTGCTGACCGCCATGATCATGGAACTGCTGCCCATCCCGGTGCTGTTCCTGCTCGGCGCCGCGCTCGCGCTCTCCGTGAACTTCCCGCACATCCCGGACCAGAAGGCCCGCCTGGCCGCCCACGCCGACAACGTCCTCAACGTCTCCGGCATGGTCTTCGCCGCCGCCGTCTTCACCGGTGTCCTCCAGGGCACGGGCATGGTCGACCACATGGCCACCTGGATGGTGGACGTCATCCCCGACGGCATGGGCCCGCACATGGCCCTGGTCACCGGCGTGCTGAGCCTCCCGCTCACCTACTTCATGTCCAACGACGGCTTCTACTTCGGCGTCCTGCCCGTCCTCGCCGAGGCCGGCGCCGCCCACGGCGTCACCCCGCTGGAGATGGCCCGCGCCTCCCTGGCCGGCCAGCCGCTGCACATGTCGAGCCCGCTCGTCCCGGCCGTCTACGTCCTCGTCGGCATGGCCAAGGTCGAGTTCGGCGACCACACCCGGTTCGTGGTCAAGTGGGCCGCGCTCACCTGCCTCGTCGTCCTCGCGGCCGGCGTCCTCTTCGGCACCGTCTGA
- a CDS encoding molybdopterin oxidoreductase family protein — MSRTALRICPLCEATCGLTLTIEGTEVTGARGDRDDVFSKGFICPKGAAFGAVDADPDRLRAPLVRRDGVLREATWEEAFDAVAAGLRAVVDRDGPDAVGVVLGNPNVHTMAGALYPPVLLAGLRTRSLFTASTVDQMPKHVSSGLLYGDANAIPVPDLDHTSHLLLIGANPLESNGSLCTAPDFPGRLKALKARGGTLTVVDPRRTRTARLADRHIAIRPGTDALLLAALAHTLFEEDLADLGDLAPHLQGLAELRDALRDFTPEAVAEACDVDAGTIRTLARELAAAPTAAVYGRIGSCTVPHGTLASWLVDVCTLLTGNLDRPGGALFPQAATDRTPRPAGPGRGFALGRWRSRVSGHPEAKGELPLSALAEEIDTATGEGTPVRALIAVAANPVLSAPDGDRLDKALDSLEFMVSVDPYLNETSRHAHVVLPPPPPSQSPHHDFAFNTLAVRNQVRYTRPAVPLEPGRMAETEIMARLVLAATGLHGTDPSAVDDMVIGQTLGKAVTEPHSPVHGRDPRDLAGRLTGVNGPERRLDMMLRLGPYGDGFGARPDGLTLERLLAHPHGIDLGPLASRLPQPLKTASGKVELLPGPIAGDLPRLRQALRDRPDGLVLVGRRHLRSNNSWMHNVPALTGGSNRCTLHIHPDDAERLGVRDGAPVRLKGAGGEVTAPAEVTDAVRPGVVSLPHGWGHDRPGTRLGHASADPGVNVNQLLDGRALDPLSGNAVLNGVPVEVSPVAETISALT; from the coding sequence GTGTCCCGCACCGCACTGCGCATCTGCCCCCTGTGCGAGGCCACCTGCGGCCTGACGCTCACGATCGAGGGGACCGAGGTCACCGGCGCCCGCGGCGACCGCGACGACGTCTTCAGCAAGGGGTTCATCTGCCCCAAGGGCGCCGCCTTCGGAGCCGTCGACGCCGACCCCGACCGGCTGCGCGCCCCGCTCGTGCGCCGGGACGGCGTCCTGCGCGAGGCCACCTGGGAGGAGGCCTTCGACGCCGTGGCCGCCGGCCTGCGCGCGGTCGTCGACCGGGACGGACCGGACGCCGTGGGCGTCGTGCTCGGCAACCCCAACGTGCACACCATGGCCGGCGCCCTCTACCCGCCGGTCCTCCTCGCCGGCCTGCGCACCCGCAGCCTGTTCACCGCCTCCACGGTCGACCAGATGCCCAAGCACGTCTCCAGCGGACTCCTCTACGGCGACGCCAACGCGATCCCCGTACCGGACCTCGACCACACGTCGCACCTGCTGCTGATCGGGGCCAACCCGCTGGAGTCCAACGGCAGTCTGTGCACCGCCCCCGACTTCCCCGGCCGGCTGAAGGCCCTCAAGGCGCGCGGCGGCACCCTCACCGTCGTCGACCCGCGCCGCACCCGCACCGCCCGGCTCGCCGACCGGCACATCGCCATCCGGCCCGGCACGGACGCGCTGCTCCTCGCGGCCCTCGCGCACACCCTCTTCGAGGAGGACCTCGCCGACCTGGGAGACCTCGCCCCGCACCTCCAGGGTCTCGCTGAACTCCGCGACGCGCTGCGGGACTTCACCCCCGAGGCGGTCGCCGAGGCGTGCGACGTGGACGCCGGCACCATCCGGACCCTCGCCCGTGAGCTCGCCGCCGCCCCCACCGCCGCCGTCTACGGGCGCATCGGCAGCTGCACCGTCCCGCACGGCACCCTCGCCAGCTGGCTCGTGGACGTCTGCACCCTCCTCACCGGCAACCTCGACCGTCCCGGCGGCGCCCTCTTCCCGCAGGCCGCCACCGACCGCACGCCCCGCCCCGCCGGACCGGGCCGCGGCTTCGCGCTCGGACGCTGGCGCTCCCGGGTGAGCGGCCACCCCGAGGCCAAGGGCGAACTGCCGCTCTCCGCGCTCGCCGAGGAGATCGACACCGCCACCGGCGAGGGCACGCCCGTCCGTGCCCTGATCGCCGTCGCCGCCAACCCCGTCCTCTCCGCGCCCGACGGCGACCGCCTCGACAAGGCCCTGGACTCCCTGGAGTTCATGGTCAGCGTCGACCCCTACCTCAACGAGACCTCCCGGCACGCGCACGTGGTCCTCCCGCCGCCCCCGCCGTCGCAGAGCCCGCACCACGACTTCGCCTTCAACACCCTCGCCGTGCGCAACCAGGTCCGCTACACCCGGCCCGCGGTCCCGCTGGAGCCCGGACGCATGGCCGAGACCGAGATCATGGCCCGGCTGGTCCTGGCCGCGACCGGCCTGCACGGCACCGACCCCTCCGCCGTGGACGACATGGTGATCGGGCAGACACTCGGCAAGGCCGTCACCGAACCGCACTCCCCGGTCCACGGCCGCGACCCGCGCGACCTCGCCGGCCGGCTCACCGGCGTCAACGGCCCCGAGCGGCGCCTCGACATGATGCTGCGCCTCGGCCCGTACGGCGACGGCTTCGGCGCCCGCCCGGACGGGCTCACCCTGGAGCGGCTCCTCGCGCACCCGCACGGCATCGACCTCGGGCCCCTCGCCTCCCGGCTGCCGCAGCCGCTGAAGACCGCCAGCGGCAAGGTGGAGCTGCTGCCCGGCCCCATCGCGGGCGACCTGCCCCGGCTCAGGCAGGCCCTGCGCGACCGCCCCGACGGGCTCGTCCTGGTCGGCCGCCGGCATCTGCGCTCCAACAACAGCTGGATGCACAACGTGCCCGCCCTCACCGGCGGTTCCAACCGCTGCACCCTGCACATCCACCCCGACGACGCCGAACGCCTCGGCGTCCGCGACGGGGCGCCCGTACGCCTCAAGGGCGCCGGGGGAGAGGTGACCGCGCCCGCCGAGGTCACCGACGCCGTGCGCCCCGGCGTGGTGAGCCTGCCGCACGGCTGGGGCCACGACCGCCCCGGCACCCGGCTCGGCCACGCCTCCGCCGACCCCGGCGTCAACGTCAACCAGCTCCTCGACGGCCGCGCGCTTGACCCGCTGTCCGGCAACGCGGTGCTCAACGGCGTGCCCGTCGAGGTGTCCCCGGTGGCCGAAACGATCAGCGCGCTGACCTGA